The following proteins are co-located in the Chryseobacterium daecheongense genome:
- a CDS encoding cupin domain-containing protein produces the protein MDNEKFSSKDFHKTFARPEFQKPSHLIHKNVERAGEHNQFSTERKHPVFFVDLPSKNVSMTIGGLLPGQQTNRHRHTYETVLYVIEGKGWTEIEGEKVEWQAGDAVYIPSWGWHKHQNLSDTEPAKYIACENAPQLQNLGVALREEEGRDL, from the coding sequence ATGGACAATGAAAAATTCAGTTCAAAAGATTTTCATAAAACTTTTGCAAGACCAGAATTCCAAAAACCCAGTCATCTCATTCATAAAAATGTAGAAAGAGCTGGTGAGCATAATCAGTTTTCAACAGAAAGAAAACATCCTGTTTTCTTTGTGGATCTGCCCAGTAAAAATGTAAGCATGACTATTGGAGGATTATTACCCGGGCAGCAAACCAACAGGCACCGTCATACTTATGAAACCGTTCTGTATGTTATAGAGGGAAAAGGGTGGACGGAAATAGAAGGCGAAAAAGTGGAATGGCAGGCCGGAGATGCTGTATATATTCCATCGTGGGGATGGCACAAGCATCAAAACCTCAGTGATACCGAACCTGCAAAATACATTGCCTGTGAAAATGCTCCGCAATTACAAAACCTGGGAGTAGCATTGAGAGAGGAAGAAGGAAGAGATTTGTAA
- a CDS encoding dihydrodipicolinate synthase family protein translates to MKNVPFKGIIAYPITPFDTNEKVDLPLFKKLVERLVVSGSNGIAPLGSTGVLPYLSDEEKEAVTEATLKQVKGRIPTLVGVSNLTTEKTTYHAQFAEKAGADAVMIIPMSYWKLTDDEIVAHYDKVAGKISIPIMAYNNPATGGVDMSPALLKRLLEIPNVTMIKESTGDIQRMHYLRKELGEDVAFYNGSNPLALAAFAAGARGWCTAAPNLIPELNIDLYKAIENNELQEAQDIFYKQVELLRFIVSKGLPRAIKAGLNILGEDGGCLRSPLKPLQENEIKELKNIINNLKN, encoded by the coding sequence ATGAAAAATGTTCCATTTAAAGGGATCATTGCCTATCCTATAACCCCATTTGATACAAATGAAAAAGTAGATCTTCCTCTTTTCAAAAAGTTAGTCGAAAGACTTGTTGTTTCTGGAAGTAACGGTATTGCACCTTTGGGAAGTACCGGTGTATTGCCGTATTTATCAGATGAAGAAAAAGAGGCTGTAACGGAAGCAACACTAAAGCAGGTAAAGGGAAGGATCCCGACACTGGTGGGTGTTTCTAATTTAACCACTGAAAAAACAACGTATCATGCACAATTTGCTGAAAAGGCGGGAGCTGATGCTGTAATGATCATTCCAATGAGTTACTGGAAATTAACAGATGACGAAATCGTTGCTCATTATGATAAAGTAGCCGGTAAAATATCAATACCCATTATGGCGTATAATAATCCGGCAACCGGTGGAGTAGATATGTCCCCGGCCTTACTGAAAAGGTTGTTGGAAATTCCCAATGTTACTATGATTAAAGAAAGCACAGGTGATATCCAAAGAATGCATTACCTGCGAAAAGAGCTTGGAGAGGATGTCGCTTTTTATAACGGATCAAACCCGTTGGCGCTTGCTGCATTTGCGGCTGGTGCAAGAGGATGGTGTACTGCAGCTCCTAATTTAATTCCTGAACTGAATATAGATTTGTACAAGGCCATTGAAAATAACGAATTACAGGAGGCTCAGGATATTTTTTATAAACAGGTTGAATTACTCAGGTTTATTGTTTCCAAAGGACTTCCGAGAGCGATTAAAGCTGGTTTAAATATCCTGGGTGAAGATGGAGGCTGCTTAAGAAGTCCTCTAAAACCCCTGCAGGAAAATGAAATAAAAGAGTTAAAAAATATTATTAATAACCTTAAAAATTAA
- a CDS encoding thioredoxin family protein, producing MKKSVFYHAGCPVCVSAEHDIINLIGQDNIEVVHLGEERDRIDAAEKAGVKSVPALITPNGNVLHINFGASLEDVKR from the coding sequence ATGAAAAAATCCGTTTTTTATCATGCGGGATGTCCTGTATGTGTCAGTGCAGAGCATGATATCATTAACCTGATCGGTCAAGACAATATAGAAGTTGTACATCTTGGAGAGGAAAGGGACAGAATTGATGCTGCAGAAAAAGCTGGTGTAAAGTCTGTACCTGCTTTAATTACTCCTAACGGGAATGTACTTCATATTAATTTCGGAGCATCGCTGGAAGATGTGAAAAGATAA